One Sphaerisporangium krabiense DNA segment encodes these proteins:
- a CDS encoding LamG-like jellyroll fold domain-containing protein, with translation MRRFFARARRRWHPIGFGLLLVGAIPGLLSLDVTPVSAGSAEAAQVVLETPRQMSGSAAGLTHTVDTSATQPRESDPEDLRSTGPIGVKPVPKGALPRDDRRYRSTTVSKPGKSAGEFSRTSMGSGVARAERSQRMALASSCDGYANYSSSRSYTQYTVVVYQDKKWRATRAVPSGNTPSTSSTYWEFWGNCSDPMRPPTIVDAAPEDQITVDSLTPLLMAYARSNNGTYAIDYSFTVCRNAVMADPGCVSSGYLPEEANRWRVPSGFLAWGKQYWWRVTAKDRFDDSTTAKTQTFVVGIRQPVLTSQLSAHGVNGQEFHQLAGNYTTTFTDASVPTAGPPLSVVRSYNSMDPRNDGIFGAGWSTRWDMKASLETAADISTLLVTYPDGRQVRFAAKGDGTFQPPAGIHATLAAVPGGGWRLMDKSSTSYLFDAQGRLTRVTDSRNRVQTLSYGADGKLLAATGMGGRSLHFAWNGTHVASVSTDPVNGTALTWTYTYEGNKLTAVCSPVQQPNCVSYAYGTGSQYRSTVLDSDPYGYWRLGESSGTWAADLGWGAGNAQYDGVTLGGAGALAGTADTSASLNGGHLQLPANALPRLGDDLSFEAWFKTTQSGVLLSATYITEEPILYVGIDGKLRAQVELTIDPETEDVVRSPITTSVPVNNGQWRHVVVTSTMNSTKLYLDGVLAGTLPSGGQTFWRELASVGNGMVITGAWPSTPSSSSWAFSFPFRGSLDEVALYDKPLTPTEVQAHYQARIEVPHKLTRITLPSGRVWAENVYESATDRLKTHTDQHGGTWQLGAPAYNADTGISRVTVTDPHNGTLTYDHDAWRGYRLVRSADQRDEDTYYLYDTGGYLSSVIDRNSNSTEMFHDERGNLIGQKTCRTSGSCQTEHFAYYVNTSDVFDPRNDQLLAHRDARSSSATDDTYATKWEYNTYGDLTKETGPATPDFPNGRSLTYAYTDGTEPAAGGGTTPAGLLKWEKDAKSNETSYKYTAAGDRAERTLPSGLIDRYSYDSLGRVVTSTEVSTAFPAGVTTTFAYDGLGRLTSRTGAAARNTVTDVVHTPQARYTYDADGNALTDSVVDLTGGDPERKISYTYDAYGRVETATGPEGNVVRYAWDHTGARTSVTDELGTVFNYAYTERGEMASRTIKNWTGSPVSPQAPQDVVLESYAYDPEGRLATYTDVMGRKLSFTYYGDDRLSTLVGDDVRLNGATTPRDVVLESDEYDAAGYLTRQVRGGGKARIDWVYDAAGRVTSETFDPAGLNRKSVYSYDANANVTKVLSTGAGTTRSERVDFTYNASDDVIQRTVENGTQDLTTTWTVDDRGLVTAVTDPRGNVAGATPADFTSDFTYDVAGRLTEEKAPPVIVEKAGTATTSRPTAKYGYDSAGRQTHVVDAEGRAATAAYDKVGRLSSVSDTPYTPPGGASITPQVTYGYDAAGRLTGFTDQRGSVWTSEYDALGRQVRVTDPPSAAGAQVGKTVYEYDLAGEVLAVVEPTGARVEMTYDDLGRAITSTEVERMPTTAAYVTKYEYDDDDNPTREVLPGNKSTYFDVNAAGEVTKVTDPLGKFSTFTYDLAGRTVQVKDPLGNVTTAEYDLAGRQVAAKDLDGTGTLLRTFGFDHDPVGNLVTETSPEGFVTSREYDPTGLLTKLIEPVSAGESITTTFGYDATGAMTRSTDGRGNTVHTTYNSLGLIEAVTEPATSAHPDAADRTWTNVYDAAGNTVSVRQPGGVRNDVEYDALGRVVRESGSGAPVATPDRTYGYDLAGRLTAIGDYSLEYNDRDLLTKVSKPTGQVAAFSYDALGNPTQRADTSGTANFTWDDASRLKTAADPVSGRGFTYGYDDAGRLTSLVSATPTTAQEFTYDALDRLKSHVLKNGTGTQLAKVAYGWDKDDRLVSKTTEGTAGAGVNTYGYDQAGRLTSWTAPGGATTTYTWDKAGNRTNAGNKTFTYDERNRLITGDGTTYAYSPRGTVTSETTGGVTRTLVFDAFDRLVNDGDTSYGYDALGRLTSRTKGGTEQRFVYSGLSNDMVAVTDAVGAVQAKYGRDPFGNLLSLQEGGQSLGVMADLHGDVVATFSGTALVDSTAYSPFGEVTQRTGTARSLGYQGEWTDPDTGKVNMHARWYQPGTGGFASRDDWNLSPDSSIRMNRYTYVEGDPLGGDDPSGHKKRDKPYTRQNIPPPCQRSKVECEVIEEVNKVYRENECRFAKMWGGGGGCGAGGSGGGSSKKGGKHRTKKFNKKGQNGKSGGGGQSSRRHTKDDADAITDEKKQMRDGRKPSTRDTTKPPKRDKDKGKGRGGKGNKGGGNGSKSNPNTVKNPPAKKPPAGKCPSTKCTKNNKKAEEDTRKLGEFCSKRGNASKPQCRGNANHEYGGGQPPRKTKEETYDPKNLPDLCKTAACRESVTPVTSPNGSRDRRDTPDDIPNDVVEPRRDTPSDLVNDIVHDAAPDLPPSIPPGMNGSNCGPNSFVAGTPVLMADGTAKPIETVKVGDQVLATDPQRGVTEAKPVVTLITGDGTKRLVRVTIDIDGDRGTATDTLTATDGHPFWLPQLRKWLTAGELKPGMWLRTSAGTWVQVTAVRIFVIHQRVHNLTVDGLHTYHVLAGDQAVLVHNAGPGDEVDVYRVEERDGGRINIGADGSVQIDKDRGMLHVFFNNEEDARNYLRNSRSGAVIKKFSVSRDFYDNVVGSAVRERDARKKENRGLPQHVHARRDEAAYGIPAGWLDDFESSVTDGSGGYC, from the coding sequence ATGCGACGCTTCTTTGCGCGGGCACGTAGACGTTGGCATCCGATAGGGTTTGGCCTGCTTTTGGTCGGCGCGATTCCGGGATTGTTATCGCTGGATGTCACCCCGGTTTCGGCCGGGTCTGCCGAGGCTGCTCAGGTCGTGCTGGAGACGCCACGGCAGATGTCCGGATCGGCGGCAGGCCTGACGCACACGGTGGACACGTCCGCGACACAACCACGTGAGAGCGACCCCGAAGACTTGAGGTCCACAGGACCGATCGGTGTAAAACCGGTTCCCAAGGGTGCCTTGCCGCGGGACGATCGTAGATATCGCTCGACGACGGTGTCGAAGCCGGGTAAGTCGGCCGGCGAGTTTTCCCGAACCAGCATGGGATCGGGTGTGGCTCGTGCGGAAAGGTCGCAGCGAATGGCCCTTGCCTCATCCTGCGACGGCTACGCGAACTACAGCTCTTCAAGATCGTATACGCAGTACACGGTAGTGGTATACCAAGACAAGAAATGGCGTGCCACTCGTGCCGTCCCATCAGGTAACACCCCGTCGACATCCTCTACCTACTGGGAATTCTGGGGCAACTGCTCGGACCCGATGCGTCCGCCTACGATCGTTGACGCCGCACCCGAAGATCAGATCACGGTCGACAGTCTGACTCCACTCCTGATGGCGTACGCGCGTAGTAACAACGGGACCTATGCCATTGACTACTCGTTCACGGTGTGCCGGAACGCGGTCATGGCCGATCCTGGATGTGTCTCTTCCGGCTATCTGCCGGAGGAGGCCAATAGGTGGCGGGTGCCGAGCGGGTTCCTGGCTTGGGGAAAGCAGTACTGGTGGCGGGTGACCGCGAAGGACAGGTTCGACGATTCCACCACAGCGAAAACGCAGACCTTTGTCGTGGGAATCCGGCAGCCGGTACTCACCTCGCAGCTCTCCGCGCACGGCGTGAACGGCCAGGAGTTCCATCAGCTCGCGGGTAACTACACCACTACGTTCACCGACGCCTCCGTCCCGACAGCGGGACCTCCCTTGTCGGTCGTGCGGTCCTACAACAGCATGGATCCACGAAATGACGGCATATTTGGGGCCGGGTGGTCCACCCGGTGGGATATGAAGGCGTCCCTGGAGACCGCCGCGGACATCAGCACTCTTCTGGTCACCTACCCCGATGGGCGGCAGGTCAGGTTCGCCGCCAAGGGGGACGGCACCTTCCAGCCGCCGGCCGGAATCCACGCCACCCTTGCCGCGGTGCCCGGCGGCGGATGGCGGCTGATGGACAAGTCGTCGACCTCCTATCTCTTCGACGCGCAAGGACGGCTTACCAGGGTCACCGATAGCCGCAACCGCGTACAAACCCTTTCCTACGGCGCAGACGGCAAGTTGCTGGCGGCGACTGGAATGGGCGGGCGGTCCTTGCACTTCGCCTGGAACGGCACCCACGTCGCGTCGGTATCGACCGACCCGGTGAACGGAACAGCGCTGACCTGGACCTATACCTATGAAGGGAACAAGCTCACCGCTGTCTGCTCACCCGTCCAACAGCCCAATTGTGTCTCCTACGCGTACGGCACCGGGTCCCAATACCGCAGCACGGTCTTGGATTCAGACCCCTATGGTTACTGGCGCCTGGGGGAGAGCAGTGGCACATGGGCCGCCGACCTCGGTTGGGGTGCAGGAAACGCCCAGTACGACGGCGTGACCCTCGGTGGGGCCGGCGCTCTCGCGGGCACTGCTGACACATCGGCCTCCCTCAACGGCGGTCATCTGCAACTGCCCGCCAATGCGCTGCCCCGATTGGGAGACGATCTTTCATTCGAGGCATGGTTCAAGACCACGCAGTCTGGCGTGCTGCTGTCAGCCACGTACATCACTGAGGAGCCCATCCTTTATGTCGGCATTGATGGCAAACTGCGCGCCCAGGTGGAGCTCACCATCGACCCCGAGACAGAGGATGTCGTCAGGTCACCCATCACGACCTCGGTGCCGGTGAACAACGGGCAGTGGCGGCACGTGGTGGTGACCTCGACGATGAACTCCACCAAGCTCTACCTGGACGGGGTATTGGCGGGCACGCTGCCTTCCGGCGGGCAGACGTTCTGGCGGGAACTGGCCAGTGTCGGCAATGGAATGGTCATCACCGGAGCATGGCCCAGCACTCCCAGTAGCTCGAGTTGGGCATTCTCCTTTCCCTTCCGAGGAAGCCTGGACGAGGTGGCTCTGTATGACAAACCACTCACACCGACCGAGGTCCAGGCTCACTACCAGGCCAGGATCGAGGTTCCGCACAAGCTGACGCGGATCACCCTGCCGTCGGGCCGGGTCTGGGCCGAGAACGTCTACGAGTCCGCGACCGATCGTTTGAAGACGCACACCGATCAGCACGGCGGTACGTGGCAGCTCGGCGCGCCTGCCTACAACGCCGACACAGGTATTTCCCGCGTGACGGTGACCGACCCGCACAACGGGACGCTGACCTACGACCATGACGCCTGGCGTGGGTATCGGCTCGTCAGGTCTGCGGACCAGAGAGACGAAGACACTTACTACCTGTATGACACGGGTGGATACCTCAGCAGCGTCATCGACAGGAACAGCAATAGCACCGAGATGTTCCACGACGAACGTGGAAACCTGATCGGGCAGAAGACCTGTCGTACCTCCGGGTCTTGTCAGACGGAGCACTTCGCTTACTACGTCAACACGAGCGACGTGTTCGACCCGCGCAACGACCAGTTACTGGCCCATCGCGATGCCAGGTCCTCATCGGCCACCGACGACACCTACGCCACGAAATGGGAGTACAACACCTACGGCGACCTGACCAAGGAGACCGGCCCTGCCACCCCGGACTTTCCCAACGGCCGCTCGCTGACTTACGCCTATACCGACGGTACAGAGCCGGCGGCGGGGGGCGGTACAACCCCGGCAGGCCTGCTGAAGTGGGAGAAGGACGCCAAGAGCAACGAGACCTCCTACAAGTACACGGCGGCCGGTGACCGGGCGGAACGAACGCTTCCATCGGGATTGATCGATCGGTACTCCTACGACTCGCTCGGACGCGTCGTGACATCGACGGAGGTTTCCACGGCATTCCCGGCCGGAGTCACCACGACGTTCGCATATGACGGATTGGGTAGGTTGACGTCCCGCACCGGTGCCGCCGCACGGAACACCGTGACCGACGTCGTACACACCCCTCAGGCTCGTTACACCTACGACGCCGACGGTAACGCGCTGACCGACTCCGTGGTCGATCTGACCGGTGGCGATCCAGAGCGAAAGATCAGCTACACCTACGACGCTTATGGGCGTGTGGAGACCGCGACCGGTCCCGAAGGCAACGTGGTGCGGTATGCGTGGGACCACACCGGAGCGCGGACCAGTGTCACCGATGAATTGGGCACGGTCTTCAACTACGCCTACACCGAACGCGGGGAGATGGCGTCGCGCACGATCAAGAACTGGACGGGCAGTCCGGTGTCGCCGCAGGCGCCGCAGGATGTGGTGCTGGAGTCGTATGCCTATGACCCTGAAGGGCGACTGGCGACTTACACCGACGTGATGGGACGTAAGCTCAGCTTCACTTACTACGGCGACGACCGGCTGTCCACCCTCGTGGGAGACGATGTACGCCTCAACGGTGCGACCACGCCCAGGGATGTGGTGCTGGAGTCCGACGAGTACGACGCGGCAGGCTATCTGACCCGGCAGGTCAGAGGAGGCGGCAAGGCCAGAATCGACTGGGTGTACGACGCGGCCGGGCGTGTCACGTCGGAGACCTTCGATCCGGCAGGGCTCAACCGCAAGTCGGTGTACAGCTACGACGCCAACGCCAACGTCACCAAAGTTCTCTCGACGGGCGCGGGTACTACACGGTCGGAGAGGGTGGATTTCACCTACAACGCCTCCGACGACGTCATCCAGCGTACCGTCGAGAACGGCACCCAAGATCTGACGACCACCTGGACCGTGGACGACCGTGGCCTAGTCACGGCGGTCACCGACCCGCGCGGCAACGTGGCCGGAGCGACCCCGGCCGACTTCACCAGTGATTTCACCTACGACGTCGCCGGGCGGCTCACCGAGGAGAAGGCTCCGCCGGTCATCGTCGAGAAGGCCGGAACGGCCACGACCTCACGGCCGACGGCCAAGTACGGGTACGACAGCGCCGGACGGCAGACGCATGTGGTCGACGCCGAAGGCCGCGCGGCAACGGCGGCTTACGACAAGGTGGGACGCCTGAGCTCGGTCTCGGATACTCCCTACACGCCTCCGGGCGGCGCCTCGATCACACCGCAGGTCACCTACGGTTACGATGCCGCCGGACGGCTGACGGGGTTCACCGACCAGCGTGGCTCGGTCTGGACAAGCGAATATGACGCGCTGGGGCGACAGGTGCGCGTGACCGACCCGCCGTCCGCCGCTGGTGCACAGGTCGGCAAAACGGTCTACGAGTATGACCTGGCCGGTGAGGTGCTGGCCGTAGTGGAGCCCACCGGTGCCCGGGTCGAGATGACATATGACGACCTCGGCCGGGCGATCACGTCAACAGAGGTCGAGAGAATGCCGACCACGGCGGCCTACGTCACCAAGTATGAGTACGACGACGATGACAATCCAACCCGGGAGGTCCTGCCGGGTAATAAGAGCACCTATTTCGATGTGAACGCGGCAGGTGAGGTCACGAAGGTGACCGATCCTCTGGGGAAATTCTCGACGTTCACCTACGACCTGGCCGGGCGGACGGTGCAGGTTAAAGATCCCCTCGGAAACGTCACCACGGCTGAGTACGACCTCGCCGGGCGACAGGTCGCGGCCAAGGATCTCGACGGTACCGGGACGCTGTTGCGCACCTTCGGCTTCGATCACGACCCGGTGGGCAACCTGGTCACCGAGACCTCCCCCGAGGGATTCGTGACCAGCAGGGAGTACGACCCTACCGGCCTCCTGACCAAGCTGATCGAACCCGTGTCGGCCGGTGAGTCGATCACCACGACGTTCGGCTACGACGCTACCGGGGCGATGACCCGCTCCACTGACGGCCGCGGGAACACCGTCCATACCACCTACAACAGCCTGGGATTGATCGAGGCGGTCACCGAACCGGCCACCAGCGCCCATCCTGATGCCGCGGACCGTACCTGGACGAACGTCTACGACGCGGCGGGCAACACCGTCTCGGTTCGCCAGCCCGGTGGAGTGAGGAACGACGTTGAGTACGACGCCTTGGGGAGGGTGGTACGGGAGAGCGGATCCGGCGCGCCGGTCGCCACGCCGGACCGTACCTACGGCTACGACCTGGCCGGACGCCTGACCGCGATCGGCGACTACAGCCTGGAGTACAACGATCGCGACCTCCTGACCAAGGTCTCCAAGCCAACAGGGCAGGTCGCCGCGTTCTCGTACGACGCACTGGGAAACCCCACCCAGCGCGCCGACACCTCCGGCACCGCCAACTTCACCTGGGACGACGCGAGCCGCTTGAAAACCGCGGCGGACCCGGTGTCCGGTCGTGGCTTCACCTACGGTTACGACGACGCCGGCCGCCTCACATCCCTGGTCTCCGCCACGCCGACCACGGCGCAGGAGTTCACCTACGACGCGCTCGACCGTCTCAAGAGCCATGTGTTGAAGAACGGGACCGGCACACAGCTCGCCAAGGTCGCCTACGGATGGGACAAGGACGACCGTCTGGTCTCCAAGACAACCGAAGGCACCGCCGGCGCGGGCGTCAACACCTACGGATACGACCAGGCCGGACGGCTGACGAGCTGGACCGCACCTGGCGGTGCCACGACCACCTACACCTGGGACAAGGCCGGTAACCGCACAAACGCCGGCAACAAGACCTTCACCTACGACGAGCGCAACCGTCTCATCACCGGCGACGGCACCACCTACGCCTACAGCCCCCGAGGCACGGTGACCAGCGAGACCACTGGCGGTGTCACCCGAACCCTCGTCTTCGACGCCTTCGACCGGCTCGTCAACGATGGGGACACTAGCTACGGCTACGACGCGCTTGGCCGACTCACCTCCAGGACGAAGGGCGGAACCGAGCAGCGGTTCGTCTACTCGGGCCTTAGCAATGACATGGTCGCGGTCACCGACGCCGTTGGCGCCGTCCAGGCCAAATACGGCCGCGACCCGTTCGGCAACCTGCTCAGCCTGCAGGAAGGCGGCCAATCACTGGGCGTCATGGCCGACCTGCACGGTGATGTGGTCGCCACCTTCTCCGGCACCGCCCTGGTCGACTCGACCGCCTATAGTCCCTTCGGCGAGGTCACTCAGCGCACCGGGACCGCTCGCTCCCTGGGATACCAAGGGGAGTGGACCGACCCTGACACCGGCAAGGTCAATATGCATGCCCGCTGGTACCAGCCAGGAACCGGCGGCTTCGCCTCCCGCGACGACTGGAACCTTTCCCCGGACTCGTCTATCCGCATGAACCGCTACACATACGTGGAAGGCGACCCCCTGGGTGGCGACGATCCCAGTGGGCACAAAAAGCGCGACAAGCCATACACAAGACAGAATATTCCCCCGCCCTGCCAACGTTCTAAAGTGGAGTGCGAAGTTATTGAGGAGGTGAACAAAGTCTATCGCGAGAATGAGTGCCGCTTTGCCAAAATGTGGGGAGGAGGAGGCGGATGTGGTGCCGGAGGAAGTGGTGGAGGTAGCAGCAAAAAGGGTGGTAAGCATCGTACGAAGAAGTTTAACAAGAAGGGGCAGAATGGTAAGAGTGGCGGTGGTGGCCAGTCCAGCAGACGGCACACAAAAGACGACGCTGATGCCATTACCGATGAGAAAAAGCAGATGCGGGATGGCCGCAAGCCTTCCACGCGTGACACCACGAAACCCCCCAAGAGGGACAAGGACAAGGGGAAGGGCAGAGGCGGCAAGGGGAACAAGGGGGGCGGCAACGGGTCCAAGTCCAACCCCAACACCGTCAAGAACCCGCCGGCGAAGAAGCCCCCTGCAGGTAAGTGCCCTAGCACCAAGTGCACGAAGAACAACAAGAAGGCTGAAGAAGATACAAGGAAGCTCGGAGAGTTCTGCTCCAAGCGCGGCAACGCCTCTAAGCCGCAGTGTCGGGGCAACGCCAACCACGAGTACGGCGGCGGCCAGCCGCCGCGTAAGACCAAAGAAGAGACGTACGACCCGAAGAACCTTCCCGACCTGTGCAAGACGGCGGCCTGCCGCGAGAGCGTGACACCCGTCACCTCCCCCAACGGCTCACGGGACCGGCGGGACACGCCCGACGACATTCCCAACGACGTCGTGGAACCACGCCGTGACACCCCGTCCGACCTGGTCAACGACATCGTGCACGACGCGGCCCCCGATCTGCCGCCGTCGATCCCCCCGGGAATGAACGGAAGCAACTGCGGACCCAACAGTTTCGTCGCCGGCACGCCCGTCCTCATGGCGGACGGCACCGCGAAGCCCATCGAGACGGTTAAGGTCGGGGACCAGGTCCTGGCCACCGACCCTCAGCGCGGCGTGACCGAGGCCAAGCCGGTCGTCACACTTATCACCGGTGACGGCACCAAGCGCCTGGTGCGTGTCACCATCGACATCGACGGCGACCGCGGCACCGCCACGGACACTCTGACTGCCACCGACGGCCACCCCTTCTGGCTGCCACAACTCCGCAAGTGGCTGACCGCCGGCGAACTCAAGCCCGGCATGTGGCTCCGAACCAGCGCCGGCACCTGGGTCCAGGTCACCGCCGTCAGGATCTTCGTCATCCATCAGCGCGTCCACAACCTCACTGTGGACGGCCTGCACACCTACCATGTTTTAGCAGGCGACCAAGCGGTTCTGGTCCATAACGCTGGACCTGGAGATGAAGTTGATGTATATCGCGTGGAAGAAAGAGATGGCGGACGCATAAATATCGGGGCCGATGGTAGCGTTCAAATTGACAAGGATAGGGGTATGCTGCACGTCTTCTTCAACAACGAAGAAGACGCCCGAAATTATCTACGGAATAGCCGTTCGGGAGCGGTGATTAAGAAGTTCAGTGTATCCCGCGACTTCTATGATAACGTAGTCGGTTCGGCGGTGCGGGAGCGTGATGCGAGAAAGAAGGAGAATCGAGGCCTTCCTCAGCACGTGCATGCACGTCGAGACGAAGCCGCTTATGGAATCCCTGCCGGATGGCTGGATGATTTTGAGTCCAGCGTCACAGATGGGTCGGGAGGATATTGTTGA
- a CDS encoding DUF2000 family protein — protein sequence MRFDTKIAIIVREDLATWQKLNVTAFLASAIAAATEDIIGEPYKDADDNTYLPMFRQPVLIYSATPEALTRTHAQALTRKIPTALYIEAMFKTAHDTANRATVQASDPHNLLLVGVAFRGPRNLIDKNLKWLPLHY from the coding sequence ATGCGTTTCGACACCAAGATCGCCATCATCGTCCGAGAGGACCTGGCAACCTGGCAGAAGCTGAACGTGACGGCCTTCCTGGCCAGCGCCATAGCCGCAGCCACCGAAGACATCATCGGCGAGCCCTACAAGGACGCCGACGACAACACCTACCTCCCTATGTTCCGCCAGCCCGTCCTCATCTACTCCGCCACCCCCGAAGCCTTGACCCGCACCCACGCCCAAGCCCTAACCCGAAAGATCCCCACAGCCCTCTACATAGAAGCCATGTTCAAGACAGCCCACGACACCGCCAACCGCGCCACCGTCCAAGCCTCCGATCCTCACAACCTGCTTCTGGTAGGCGTGGCCTTCCGTGGCCCCCGAAATCTGATAGACAAGAATTTAAAATGGCTTCCACTACATTACTGA
- a CDS encoding helix-turn-helix transcriptional regulator: protein MARRARVQRCRVEDGFRGEADAGAARVVRELVHYSQEQDVSAGDLAAAVGRSRFAVYRSFRAAYGMAPSDYQRQVRLREARRLLVQGRPLAEVAVETGFTDQSHLTRWFTRYFGVTPGVYRRAAASP from the coding sequence ATGGCGCGGCGCGCGCGGGTCCAGAGATGTCGCGTGGAAGATGGGTTCCGCGGGGAGGCTGATGCCGGGGCGGCGCGGGTTGTTCGAGAACTGGTGCATTACTCGCAGGAGCAGGATGTCTCCGCGGGTGACCTGGCCGCGGCGGTGGGGCGTAGTCGGTTCGCGGTGTATCGGTCGTTTCGGGCTGCTTATGGGATGGCGCCGAGTGACTATCAGCGGCAGGTTCGGTTGCGGGAGGCGCGGCGGTTGCTGGTGCAGGGGAGGCCGCTCGCGGAGGTGGCCGTTGAGACGGGGTTCACCGATCAGAGTCATCTGACCCGGTGGTTCACTCGGTATTTCGGTGTGACCCCTGGCGTCTACCGCCGTGCCGCTGCTTCTCCTTGA
- a CDS encoding L,D-transpeptidase — translation MSVRRRSARSIFTIIAVAAAALLGLILLVFLTNRKVDREVTAAPPAPPAAPVKLTAAQRAALPRSTTWTKIPKAQPDPRPDAAGDGLLVHPTTSKIVYAEPGGAAIGLLPPTQLDDPTWLPVIESRPEWVRVLLPSRPNGSTGWIHTGDGKTKQTRSPYQVHINLTTRRLTLLKDGQENGSWTVGIGTEDTPTPVGRTFLLATLSPSDVDYSPVILPLGMHSEKLQTYDGGPGTIGIHGWPDKSVFGKAISHGCIRVPPAGLTALSKIPIGTMIVITK, via the coding sequence ATGTCCGTTCGCCGTCGATCCGCGCGCTCCATCTTCACGATCATCGCCGTCGCCGCCGCGGCCCTGCTCGGCCTCATCCTGCTCGTGTTCCTCACCAACAGGAAGGTCGACCGCGAGGTCACCGCGGCGCCGCCCGCCCCGCCCGCCGCCCCGGTCAAGCTCACGGCCGCCCAGCGCGCCGCGCTCCCCCGCTCGACGACCTGGACGAAGATCCCCAAAGCCCAGCCCGACCCGCGCCCCGACGCCGCCGGGGACGGCCTCCTCGTCCACCCGACGACGTCCAAGATCGTGTACGCCGAGCCCGGCGGCGCGGCGATCGGCCTGCTGCCCCCCACCCAGCTGGACGACCCCACCTGGCTGCCGGTGATCGAGTCACGCCCCGAATGGGTCCGCGTGCTGCTCCCCAGCCGCCCCAACGGCTCCACCGGCTGGATCCACACCGGTGACGGCAAGACGAAGCAGACCCGCAGCCCCTACCAGGTGCACATCAACCTCACCACCCGCCGCCTGACCCTCCTGAAGGACGGCCAGGAGAACGGCTCCTGGACCGTCGGCATCGGCACCGAGGACACCCCCACCCCCGTCGGCCGCACCTTCCTCCTCGCCACCCTCTCCCCCTCGGACGTCGACTACAGCCCCGTGATCCTCCCCCTCGGCATGCACTCGGAGAAACTCCAAACCTACGACGGCGGCCCCGGCACCATAGGCATCCACGGCTGGCCCGACAAATCCGTCTTCGGCAAGGCGATAAGCCACGGCTGCATCCGAGTCCCCCCCGCCGGCCTGACAGCCCTCAGCAAGATCCCCATAGGCACCATGATCGTCATAACCAAATAA